Proteins co-encoded in one Astyanax mexicanus isolate ESR-SI-001 chromosome 1, AstMex3_surface, whole genome shotgun sequence genomic window:
- the gja12.2 gene encoding gap junction Cx32.2 protein encodes MGEWGFLSNLLDKVQSHSTSIGKVWMTVLLIFRIMVLGAGVDKVWGDEQSGMVCNINTPGCKNVCYDQAFPISHTRFWVLQVLFVSLPTLVYLGYVLNVIHKENKMRQKLQNHAEKQGLKLPKYTDDNGKLRYKGNLLCVYIMCIIMTILFEAAFIVAQYYLYGFTMEAKISCYGPPCPGHTVECFMSRPTEKTIFIIFMLVVACVSLALNVGEIFYLIGRATVFRSHKYPPIIRADEQKPFTTETFC; translated from the coding sequence ATGGGAGAATGGGGCTTTCTCTCCAACTTACTGGACAAAGTTCAGTCCCACTCCACCAGCATTGGGAAAGTGTGGATGACTGTGCTTCTAATCTTCAGGATCATGGTTCTAGGAGCTGGAGTAGATAAAGTGTGGGGGGATGAACAGTCTGGCATGGTGTGCAACATCAATACACCTGGATGCAAGAATGTGTGTTACGACCAAGCCTTTCCAATTTCCCACACTCGTTTCTGGGTTCTTCAGGTCCTTTTCGTCTCCTTGCCCACTCTGGTGTACCTCGGCTACGTCCTAAACGTCATccacaaagaaaacaaaatgagACAAAAGCTCCAAAACCATGCTGAAAAGCAAGGGCTGAAGCTCCCCAAATACACAGATGACAATGGGAAGCTTCGCTATAAAGGAAACCTTTTGTGCGTCTACATAATGTGCATTATCATGACCATTTTATTTGAAGCAGCTTTCATTGTGGCCCAGTACTATCTGTATGGTTTCACAATGGAAGCAAAGATTTCATGCTATGGACCGCCATGCCCTGGACATACTGTAGAGTGCTTCATGTCTCGTCCCACAGAAAAGACCATCTTCATCATTTTCATGCTGGTGGTGGCCTGTGTGTCTCTAGCATTGAATGTAGGGGAGATATTTTATCTGATTGGTCGGGCTACTGTGTTCAGATCCCACAAATATCCACCAATCATTCGAGCTGATGAACAGAAACCCTTCACCACTGAGACATTTTGCTGA
- the gja12.1 gene encoding gap junction protein, alpha 12.1 — MGEWGFLSKLLDKVQSHSTVIGKVWMTVLFVFRIMVLGAGAEKVWGDEQSKMVCNTKQPGCTNVCYDKAFPISHIRFWTLQIIFVATPTLMYLGHVLHVVHKEKKLRQHLHSQAERQGVKVPKYTDEKGKIDIKGGLLASYMTSVIVKILLEAGFIAGQYYLYGFVMVPKIECTRYPCPYTVECFMSRPTEKTVFIIFMLIVSCVSLLLNLIEIFYLIGYRSKKHQAKMSARLKQAHLYLPVNQESSSSKA, encoded by the coding sequence ATGGGAGAATGGGGCTTTCTCTCCAAGTTGCTGGACAAGGTGCAGTCCCACTCCACTGTCATTGGGAAGGTATGGATGACGGTCCTTTTTGTCTTCAGAATCATGGTTCTTGGAGCTGGTGCTGAAAAGGTGTGGGGAGATGAACAGTCCAAAATGGTCTGTAACACCAAACAACCAGGTTGTACAAATGTCTGCTACGATAAAGCTTTTCCCATCTCCCACATTCGCTTCTGGACCCTCCAGATCATCTTTGTGGCCACACCGACGCTCATGTATCTAGGCCATGTTCTACACGTCGTCCACAAGGAAAAGAAGCTGAGGCAGCATCTTCACAGCCAAGCGGAACGTCAGGGAGTCAAAGTACCAAAATACACTGACGAAAAGGGTAAAATCGATATTAAAGGAGGCTTGTTGGCCAGCTACATGACCAGTGTGATCGTGAAGATCCTGCTTGAGGCAGGTTTCATAGCCGGACAGTACTACCTGTACGGTTTCGTGATGGTGCCCAAAATCGAATGTACCCGGTACCCATGTCCCTACACTGTAGAATGCTTCATGTCTCGGCCTACGGAGAAGACcgtcttcatcatcttcatgTTGATCGTGTCATGTGTTTCCCTGCTCCTGAACCTAATAGAAATTTTCTACCTGATTGGCTACAGGTCAAAGAAGCATCAGGCTAAGATGAGTGCGCGATTAAAGCAAGCACACTTGTATCTTCCTGTAAACCAAGAAAGTAGCAGCAGCAAAGCCTGA
- the gja13.2 gene encoding gap junction Cx32.2 protein: protein MGDWGFLSSLLDKVQSHSTVIGKIWMSVLFIFRILVLGAGVENVWGDERSDMTCNTNTPGCESVCYDWKFPISHVRFWVLQILFVSTPTLLYLGHAIHVIHQENKLREMQKSNQIVKSPKYTDENGKVRIKGRLLGSYLTQLFFKIILELAFIVGQYYLYGFVMFPRFLCKQSPCPLETECFMSRPTEKTIFIIFMLVVACVSLALNVLEVCYLCCRRMCRRPKSRSMVHYNPQHHYMHPPSFSIGLEAVESLKQNRVNTSMESKWAQRSSSPAAHEEKAEL, encoded by the coding sequence ATGGGAGATTGGGGGTTTCTCTCGAGTTTACTGGACAAGGTGCAGTCCCACTCCACTGTGATTGGGAAGATATGGATGAGCGTCCTCTTCATCTTCAGGATCCTGGTCCTGGGAGCAGGAGTGGAGAACGTCTGGGGGGATGAACGATCAGACATGACCTGTAACACCAACACGCCCGGTTGTGAGAGCGTGTGCTACGACTGGAAGTTCCCCATCTCCCACGTGCGCTTCTGGGTCTTGCAGATCCTCTTTGTGTCCACTCCAACTCTACTGTACCTGGGCCATGCTATCCATGTCATCCACCAGGAGAACAAGCTCAGGGAGATGCAGAAGTCCAATCAGATAGTGAAATCTCCGAAATACACAGACGAGAACGGCAAAGTGCGAATCAAGGGGAGGCTGTTGGGGAGCTACCTGACTCAGCTGTTTTTCAAAATCATCCTGGAGCTGGCTTTCATCGTTGGGCAGTATTATCTATATGGTTTTGTGATGTTTCCCAGATTTCTCTGCAAACAATCGCCCTGTCCGTTGGAGACAGAGTGTTTCATGTCCAGGCCCACAGAGAAGACCATCTTCATTATCTTCATGCTGGTGGTAGCATGTGTGTCTCTGGCCTTAAACGTGCTGGAAGTGTGCTATCTGTGTTGCAGGAGGATGTGCAGACGACCTAAATCTAGAAGTATGGTGCACTACAACCCACAACACCATTACATGCATCCTCCCTCATTTTCAATAGGCCTAGAAGCTGTGGAAAGTCTGAAGCAGAACCGTGTGAACACCAGCATGGAGAGCAAATGGGCCCAGAGGAGCAGCAGCCCTGCTGCTCATGAAGAAAAGGCTGAACTGTAG
- the gja1b gene encoding gap junction alpha-1 protein, producing the protein MGDWSALGRLLDKVQAYSTAGGKVWLSVLFIFRILVLGTAVESAWGDEQSAFKCNTQQPGCENVCYDKSFPISHVRFWVLQIIFVSTPTLLYLAHVFYLMRKEQKLNRKEEELKAVQNDGGDVDVPLKKIELKKLKHGLEEHGKVKMKGALLRTYVVSILFKSLFEIGFLVIQWYIYGFSLSTVYTCERSPCPHRVDCFLSRPTEKTVFIIFMLVVSLVSLLLNVIELFYVFFKRIKDRVKGKQNTYPSGGTLSPTPKELSTTKYAYYNGCSSPTAPLSPMSPPGYKLATGERTNSCRNYNKQANEQNWANYSTEQNRLGQNGSTISNSHAQAFDYPDDTQEHKKITPGHELQPLALMDPRPCSRASSRMSSRARPDDLDV; encoded by the coding sequence ATGGGTGACTGGAGCGCTTTGGGAAGGCTCCTTGACAAGGTGCAGGCGTACTCCACAGCAGGAGGGAAGGTCTGGCTCTCAGTTCTCTTCATCTTCCGGATCCTGGTCCTGGGAACAGCTGTGGAGTCGGCCTGGGGTGACGAACAGTCGGCCTTCAAGTGCAACACCCAGCAGCCTGGTTGCGAGAATGTGTGCTACGACAAGTCGTTCCCCATCTCACACGTGCGCTTCTGGGTGCTTCAGATCATCTTCGTGTCCACGCCCACGCTCCTGTACCTGGCGCATGTCTTCTACCTCATGCGCAAGGAGCAGAAGCTCAACCGCAAGGAGGAAGAGCTGAAGGCCGTGCAGAATGACGGCGGGGACGTGGACGTTCCTCTGAAGAAGATTGAGCTGAAGAAGCTCAAGCACGGCCTGGAGGAGCATGGCAAGGTGAAGATGAAGGGGGCACTGTTGCGCACGTACGTGGTCAGCATCCTCTTCAAGTCTCTCTTTGAGATCGGCTTCCTGGTGATCCAGTGGTACATCTATGGCTTCAGCCTGTCTACTGTGTACACCTGTGAGCGCTCGCCATGTCCTCACAGGGTGGACTGCTTCTTGTCCAGGCCCACGGAAAAGACtgtctttattattttcatgttGGTGGTCTCGCTGGTCTCCCTGCTTCTCAATGTCATCGAGCTCTTCTATGTGTTCTTCAAGCGGATCAAGGACCGCGTCAAGGGCAAACAGAACACTTACCCATCCGGTGGCACCCTGAGTCCCACGCCCAAGGAGTTGTCCACCACCAAGTACGCTTACTACAACGGATGTTCCTCGCCCACGGCGCCGCTGTCACCCATGTCACCCCCAGGCTACAAGCTAGCCACCGGTGAAAGGACCAACTCTTGCCGCAACTACAACAAGCAGGCCAATGAGCAAAACTGGGCCAACTACAGCACCGAGCAAAACCGGCTAGGCCAGAATGGCAGCACCATTTCTAACTCGCACGCCCAAGCCTTCGACTACCCCGACGATACGCAAGAGCACAAGAAAATTACGCCGGGCCACGAGCTACAGCCCCTGGCCCTGATGGATCCACGGCCATGCAGCCGAGCTAGCAGCCGCATGAGCAGTCGGGCAAGGCCGGACGACCTGGACGTCTAG